A window from Schistosoma haematobium chromosome 1, whole genome shotgun sequence encodes these proteins:
- the SAMD8 gene encoding Sphingomyelin synthase- protein 1 (EggNog:ENOG410V8Q7~COG:S) — MVPKNCQFLNIRLYSQFVLVSVDNWCYDFILWMNFRSVRMFDYQNEDIISIRANSLDVAKFLKNHGISDSIIDIFTKNTIDGLSFCLLTEKDLCEMDIKEVGVRKRIMYLCCFWRHQIENHNYGEYTFPRLPSENSVVDLLCCHNPKLDNMEQDVSRLNGNDNVECIADSTFLNDYDYGIDEDNTNFWKFITSCLYFIFATFVTAFVIVSVHERLPVTSKYPPLPDIFLDNLPHISWGFIAAEVVIIVLFMIWLTILFLHKYRWILLRRFFVLMGTIFLLRSITMSITSLSVPGVHLTDQCSPCIIKNYTERFKRALEIWIGCGLYITGLRTCGDYLFSGHTTCLTLLNFFISEYSPRRFYLLHTFTWVLNLFGVFFILACHEHYSIDVFIAIYISSRLFLYYHCLANNNLLHQPDNERLRMWFPLFSFFEHDVRSVVPNVYEIPFKDYYNDKFNRNNNNNNGSRSSGSSIHTNGNSSCSSNATGNYNQNYGKRQLDHVRRKSTRCLLHTYHNTNNHEYSTCNHITQTLGNTFITKRCEIFSKKES; from the exons ATGGTGCCAAAAAATTGTCAGTTTTTGAATATCAGACTCTACAGTCAATTTGTTCTCGTGAGTGTTGATAACTGGTGTTATGATTTTATTCTGTGGATGAATTTTCGTAGTGTTCG GATGTTTGACTATCAAAATGAAGACATAATATCGATCCGGGCCAACTCTCTTGATGTAGCTAAATTTCTGAAAAATCATGGCATTTCCGATTCAATCATTGACATTTTCACTAAGAACACAATCGATGGATTGTCATTTTGTCTGTTAACCGAGAAAGACTTATGTGAAATGGACATCAAAGAGGTTGGTGTTAGAAAACGTATCATGTATTTATGTTGCTTCTGGCGTCACCAAATTGAAAATCATAATTATGGAGAATATACTTTCCCAAGATTACCAAGTGAGAATTCTGTAGTTGATCTGCTATGCTGCCATAATCCTAAATTGGATAATATGGAACAAGATGTATCCAGATTAAATGGAAATGATAATGTGGAGTGTATAGCAGACAGTACTTTTTTAAATGATTACGACTACGGAATAGATGAAGACAATACAAATTTCTGGAAATTTATAACCAGTtgtttgtatttcatttttGCTACATTTGTTACAGCATTTGTTATAGTTTCGGTCCATGAACGTTTACCTGTTACATCGAAATATCCTCCGTTACCAGATATTTTTCTAGATAATCTTCCTCATATCAGTTGGGGGTTTATTGCAGCAGAAGTGGTTATCATTGTATTGTTTATGATTTGGCTGACTATTTTATTTCTACATAAATATCGGTGGATACTTTTACGTCGTTTTTTTGTGCTTATGGGCACGATATTTTTATTAAGATCAATTACTATGTCGATAACTTCACTAAGTGTCCCTGGAGTGCATTTAACAGATCAATGTAGCCCAtgtataataaaaaattatacaGAACGCTTCAAACGTGCATTAGAAATATGGATAGGTTGTGGTTTATACATTACGGGATTACGAACTTGTGGTGATTATCTATTTAGTGGTCATACAACATGTCTTACTCTTCTTAACTTTTTCATTAGTGAATATTCACCACGAAGATTTTATCTTTTGCATACATTTACATGGGTTCTGAATCTTTTCGGTGTATTTTTCATACTTGCTTGTCATGAACATTATTCTATTGATGTATTCATTGCTATATATATTTCATCAAGATTATTTCTATACTATCATTGCCTtgctaataataatttattacatCAACCAGATAATGAACGTTTAAGAATGTGGTTcccattattttcattttttgaaCATGATGTACGATCAGTTGTACCGAACGTATATGAAATACCCTTTAAAGATTATTACAACGATAAATTTAATcgcaataacaataataataacgggaGCAGAAGCAGCGGCAGTAGTATCCATACCAATGGTAACAGTAGTTGTAGCAGTAATGCAACTGGTAATTACAATCAAAATTACGGTAAAAGGCAATTGGATCATGTTCGTCGTAAATCTACACGTTGTCTGCTACATACCTATCATAATACTAACAATCATGAGTATTCAACTTGCAATCATATAACACAAACATTAGGAAATACATTCATTACAAAACGTTGTGAGATTTTTAGTAAAAAAGAATCTTag